accatattttgcactctcctctttcaccctcattaaaaggttctttaattcctcctcactttctgccattaaggttgtgtcatctgcatatctgaggttgttgatatttcttccggcaatcttaattccggtttgggattcatctagtccagcctttcgcatgatgaattctgcatataagttaaataagcagggagacaatatacaaccttgtcgtactcctttcccaattttgaaccaatcagttgttccatatccagttctaactgtagcttcttgtcccacatagagatttctcaggagacagatgaggtgatcaggcactcccatttctttaagaccttgccatagtttgctgtggtcgacacagtcaaaggcttttgcatagtcaatgaagcagaagtagacgtttttctggaactctctagctttctccataatccagcgcatgtttgctatttggtctctggttcctctgccctttcgaaatccagcttgcacttctgggagttctcggtccacatactgcctaagcctgccttgtagaattttaagcataaccttgctagcgtgtgaaatgagtgcaattgtgcggtagttggagcattctttggcactgcccttctttgggattgggatgtagactgatcttctccaatcctctggccattgctgagctttccaaacttgctggcatattgggtgtagcaccttaacagcatcatcttttaaaattttaaatagttcagctggaatatcatcacttccactggccttgttattagcagtgctttctaaggcccatttgacttcactctccaagatgtctggctcaaggtcagcaaccacactacctggggtagtgtctttctggtataattcctctgtgtattcttgccacctcttcttgatgtcttctgcttctgttaggtccttaccacttttgtcctttattatggtaatctttgtacgaaatgttcctttcatatctccaattttcttgaacagatctctggttttccccattctattgttttcctctatttctttgcattgctcatttaagaagaccctcttgtctctccttgctgttttttggaaatctgcatttagtttcctgtaactttccctatctcccttgcattttgcttgtctcctctcctccgctatttgtaaacatgccttacaaatagcggactCCGATTTAGGTCTCATTAAATGCTACTCATTAAGtgcttcccagtagtgatgtatggaagtgagagctggaccataaatgcTACTCATTAAAtgcttcccagtagtgatgtatggaagtgagagctggaccataataaggctgatcgccgaagaactgatgcttttgaattatggtgctggaggagactcttgagagtcccatggactgcaagcagatcaaacctctccattctgaaggaaatcagccctgagtgctcactggaaggacagatcgtgaagctgaggctccaatactttggccacctcatgagaagagaagactccctggaaaagaccctgatgttgggaaagattgagggcactaggagaaggggaacgacagaggatgagatggttggacagtgttctcgaagctaccaacatgagtctgaccaaactgtgggaggcagtggaagacaggagtgcctggcgtgctctggtccatggggtcatgaggagtcggaaatgactaaacaactaaacaacagcaaatgctACTGCGAATGGAGAAATGAGTTAAACTGTATGTTTCAAAGTTCCGTTTATTGAAAAGGCTGTGTGAAAAGATTGATTATTTCAGGCAAATTTAGCAACAGTTTTCATGCCTACATGTTAGAGTGAATATCCCTTCTCCCCACAATCACCAGCCCCCATAGATTTATCTTCTATGGACAGTGAGGTGGGAGCACACAATCCTGAATATGGCAACTTCAGAACCCCCCAAGGCATTACTTCACCCCCACATAATATCCAACACATACATTTTTTCTAAAATGCGAATGAAATACTAAGCACAGGAATTTGCATATCATGAGGACTGTCCCTTGTAAATGTAGATAGATGTACATTTTCTCTGTCTCTGGCCAAAGGAGGATAGAATCAAGAGACCCTCTTTTTCATCACCCTACTTCAAACCTGCtaggcctacattggctcacagtacatttccaagcacaattcaaagtgttggtgttgacctttgaagccctaaacagcctctgtccagtatacctgaaggagcgtctccactccgatcgttctgcccggacactgaggtccagtgccgagggccttttggtggtctcctcactacgagaagccaagttacagggaaccagacagagggccttctcggtagtggcatccgccctgtggaacgccctcccaccagatgtcaaagagaaaaacaactagcagacttttagaagacatctgaaggcagccctgtttagggaagcttttaatgtttaatagattattgcatttttatgttctgttctgttggaagccacccagagtggctggggaaactcagccagatgggcggggtataataataataataataataataatcccctctCTATGGTTTAGGGTCAGAGCTGGAGCtcagattcattcattcagtccCTTGCTCAGATCTCACTTCAGCCATAAACTTACTTGGATTATACAAATATCCTATCTCTTCGCTGCATCTTCCTGGCCCTCAACAATGGTCTAAGCTTCTTGTCTTACGTAGCAAAATCCCAGAGGCATGGTGGGTAATTTAATACAATAGCCAGCATCAGTAAGGTGGATGATGTTAATTTTTTCACTGCCTGCATTTGAAATTTGTCCCGTTGTCAAAAACATAATAGCCAAAAGTCTACCCACTTGTGAAGGGTGTGCACAAATGGAGTGGTGATGCGGTATAAAATACATTGTGTGGATACTGTCTTCCGTAGACTGTTGTTGCATGACAGTGGTCACGTACTGTGAAATGCTGACTCACCACATTGTCATTTATCAAGTACTGACTGGCAAGTGTCAATATTCACATGGATATGCAATCATGACTAGACAACATCCACTACAACATTTGCAGATGTGAATTTGAAAGGATATACAGTCGTAcgttggaagttgaacggaatccattccggaagtccatttgacttccaaaatgtttagaaacaaaagcacagcttctgattgggtacaggaagctcctgtagccaattggaagtcgcaaaagccccgttggacgtttgcgttccaaagaacgttcgcaaaccggaacagtcacttctgggtttgtggcattcggcaGACAAAACTTCCAAGTTCCAGGGTGTTTGGGATCCacggtatgactgtactgtacagtattcattTGAACTCCAAGCTGTTTCACAAAGTACCCTGAAAGAAAGCATTTATACACCCACTTTCCTTTTCCCCCCAGATATCTCTTTCCAGTGGTGCCTTGAGGATGCCTTTCAAGGGGTCTGGCCTTATGTTTCTCATCTCCCTGGTGTCTGTGCTGGTCCTGGGAGTCTATTGCCAAGCCGGCTATCAGAAGTTCGTTACCCAGCACTACGATAATCCCAAGAGCAGTGTCGGCAAGCAGTATTGTGACGTCATGATGAAAAGACGCGGGCTGGACAAACCAGCATGCAAGCAAGTGAACACCTTCATCCACGACACCAAGAAGAACATCATAGCTGTGTGCACTGCATCTGGAGGGAAGGATTACGGGAAAGGGCTGAGGATCAGCCTCCGCCCCTTCACTGTCACCACCTGCAAGCTCAAAGGTGGCTCAAGTCGCCCACCTTGCAAATATTCTGATAACAAATCATCCAG
The window above is part of the Zootoca vivipara chromosome 13, rZooViv1.1, whole genome shotgun sequence genome. Proteins encoded here:
- the LOC118095804 gene encoding angiogenin is translated as MPFKGSGLMFLISLVSVLVLGVYCQAGYQKFVTQHYDNPKSSVGKQYCDVMMKRRGLDKPACKQVNTFIHDTKKNIIAVCTASGGKDYGKGLRISLRPFTVTTCKLKGGSSRPPCKYSDNKSSRYIVIACQDGKPVHFDEGIIVREDFQGPDKKCSAF